One window of Dermacentor andersoni chromosome 7, qqDerAnde1_hic_scaffold, whole genome shotgun sequence genomic DNA carries:
- the LOC126534835 gene encoding thrombin inhibitor hemalin-like — MKLYVFLALLCTALAATNFEKQCGQKPVATTIKAGTPWWWFNKETGKCERFYYGGSADNENQYLTQEKCEEACLTGEPVCRKPPYPGPCLGSFHRFYYDQETNSCRPFVYGGCNSNGNNFESPVDCMQSCGYKKPGEPMLRVA, encoded by the exons ATGAAGCTGTACGTTTTCCTAGCGCTCCTTTGCACAGCACTTG CGGCGACAAACTTTGAGAAGCAATGCGGGCAGAAgcccgtggccacaactatcaaAGCTGGGACGCCGTGGTGGTGGTTCAACAAGGAGACTGGAAAATGCGAAAGGTTCTATTACGGAGGCAGCGCCGATAATGAGAACCAATACCTGACGCAAGAGAAGTGCGAAGAGGCATGCTTAACAGGCGAAC CCGTGTGCCGAAAACCACCGTATCCTGGTCCTTGCCTGGGCTCCTTCCATCGGTTCTACTACGACCAGGAGACCAACTCTTGCCGTCCCTTCGTTTATGGAGGATGCAACAGCAACGGCAACAATTTCGAGTCACCCGTGGACTGCATGCAATCCTGCGGGTACAAGAAGCCTGGAGAGCCCATGCTGCGAGTCGCATAG